The genomic segment ATGATGGGGGATTGTAATGCCGTTTGAATTCAAAAGGTTGGCCATTGAAGGGCTTGTCGTTGTACAACCACATGCCTTTGCGGATGAGCGGGGATTTTTCATGGAAACGTATAAAGCATCTGCATTTCAGACGGCTGGTATTCATGAGATATTTGTGCAAGATAATCATAGTCGATCACGAAAAAACGTAGTGCGAGGATTACATTTTCAGCGGACTCCTCATGGTCAGGGGAAATTGGTTCGATGTGTCGCTGGGGTGGTGTGGGATGTTGCCGTTGATTTACGGGTTGGGTCTCCTACCTATAAACAATGGTATGGCCTGGAACTTTCTGCAGAAAACAAGCGCATGTTTTTTTTGCCGCCAGGCTTTGCTCATGGATTCGCTGTATTAAGCGATACTGCAGAGTCGGTCTATAAAGTAACTGCTGAATACGCTCCAGAAAGCGACGGAGGGATACGGTGGAATGATCCCGACATAGGAATCAAGTGGCCTATTAGTGAAGATGAAGCTTTGATTTCGGAAAAAGATAGAGGCCTCCCATGGCTTAGCGACTTGGAAGAACCATACGCATGATATGGTTAGTTGGATGCAAGGGATTACTTGGACGGGAGGTTGCTGATGTTTTGGAAAGGAAACAACTACAATATATCGGTACCGATATAGAAGTTGATATCACTGATAGTGAGGTAGCCAAAAAATTTGTAGCACAGCAAAATGGCATCGATTGGATTATTAATTGTGCAGGCTACACCGCTGTAGATAAGGCTGAAGATGAACCTGAGGCTACCGAAAAATTGAACGTCTTCGGGCCTCGTTATTTAGGAATGGCGGCTGAAGAGATTGGTGCAAGGATTATTCACGTCTCAACGGACTACATATTTGGTTCTACAGGGGATTCGATTGACAGGCCGCTGGAGGAATGTGATCCTGCTGCTCCTGAGTGTGTGTACGGCCGGACCAAATTGGCTGGGGAGTTTGCAATAAAGAAGGCAACTCGACGTGCCTTTATAATTCGTACAGCCTGGCTCTATGGTACGTGGGGAAAGAATTTTGTATTCAGTATGCTGCAGCTATTCAAAGAACGCAGCATGGTCAAGGTTGTCCGGGATCAAATTGGCTGCCCGACTTGGAGCCGTGTAATGGCCGAATTTATTGCCGAAATAATCGAAAGGAATTCCGATAACTATGGGGTATACCATTTTTGTGGGAGAGGGCAAGCTAGTTGGTATGAATTCAGTTTGGAAATTGCCCGTTTAGCGCAAGAATTGGGTATCCAAAAAAAACGAGTTTTAATCGAACCTTGCACCAGCGATGAATTTGCTTCTCGGGCGAAACGACCAAAATGGTCTGTATTATCGACGGTTGCAACTGAAGCGGCTTTCGGTATAAAGACAAAACCATGGCAAGAGAGCCTTGGTAAGTTCATGAGCATGATAAACGAACAACATTAGTGTTATAGGTAATGTTTCTATGCGGAGAATAATATGTATATTGATATGCCTTGTTTTTTTTCATCCCCTGTTTTCTTTTTCGGAATTATTACCTGCAACGATACGAATTGAAAATAGCTTCCTTTTGGGATCGGGCGATGATCTTCCCCATTGGCTTACTGCCAATAGCTGGGGTACAACCGAAGATACGGATATACAGGATGTAATAGACATCTCATTTGCTCAACTTTTTAAAATAAACGACATAATCAGCTTCATCTACGGTTTTGATGTCGCGACTAATGTATCTGAATCTTCGAGTATATCGATCGAAGAATTATACTACCAGTTCAACCTCTACGGCTTTTCGGTGTATGCCGGAAAAAAAAGGCAAACCTTGGGCGACGTGTATGAACCTCTTTCCACTGGTTCAATGGTGGTAAGCGAACATGCATCACCAATACCACGCATAAGCGCCGGTTTTTTCGACTATGTTCCTGTTCCCTTTACACGCAATATCCTTGAGGTAAAGGGATTAATCTCCCATGGTTGGTTCCAGGGAGATCGTTATACGGACGGTATTTTGCTGCATGAAAAAGCTCTTTACGGGAAGATAAATCTTCCCTTTGGGATTTCACCCTATGTCGGTTTGGTTCATGAAGCCATGTGGGGTGGTTCAAATGATATAGGAGAAGACGGCGGTATTACCTGGGAGAATTTCTGGCGTATTTTTTTCGCAGACGAAGGGGGCGACGATGCCCCGACAAATGAACAGCTCAATAGGTTGGGCAATCATCTCGGTATCTGGGATTTCGGAATTTATGGCGAGATTGCAGGTCTTGACCTGCACGCCTATTATCAACACTTTTTTGAAGATCGAAGCGGATTGAAATTCTTCCAGAATGGAATTGATGGCCTATGGGGGCTTTCGATCGAACATCTGCCCTTTCATTATATTGATACGTTCCTGTATGAGTATGTACAAACTACTGACCAAAGTGGTGATGTTCATAATATTGGTGATGAAATCTTAGGCGGTTTTGATCGTTACTACGACAACTGGTTTTATCAAAACGGTTGGACCCACCTCAATTCGGTGATTGGAAACAGCTTCTTTTCGACTATTGGGTCTGATGAAGATTTGAAAATTGCCAACAACCGTATGAAGATCCATCATGTGGGAATACATGGGAGCATCGCAGCCCTTCTTGAATATACCGCGCTCTGTTCTTTTGCCCGCTATTATCCGGCATATGTTCTTGATGCTGACAATAATCTTGTAAGCTTGTATGACAGGGAAGAATATCTCATACATACCTATTTCGAATTGGAGCGTAAGAGTTTGTTTAATTATGGCTATCTATCCGGTCGAATAGGTATCGGTTATGATTTTGGTTCATTAGAAGATTCCTTTGGTCTTCTGATTTCGGCAGAGTGGAATTTTTGACCCAAAAGCTATGACTATGATCAAAAAATGGTTCAGCGATACATTTTTTAAGCGATTAATAAAAAATGTATCCGTTTTAATATCGGGCAATGTTGTTGCCTCGCTCTTTGGGATTATCTCCATGACCATAGCGATGAAATCCCTAGGGGCCCTTGCGTATGGATCCTTTATCCTGATTCAGACCTATATTCTTTCTATTGATGGATTGCTTAATTTCCAATCCTGGCAAGCACTTATAAAATATGGATCTGATGCAATTTCGGAAAATAATCAATCCGAACTAAAAAAATATATCAAGTTAGGTTTCTTGCTTGATGTTGCCAGTGCTGTATTAGGCCTTCTTTGTGCCCTCTTGTTAGTGAAATTCGCCGGTAGGTGGTTCCGTTGGGATGGCACAACGCAACGTTTAGCCACGATCTATTCGCTCTTTATTATTTCTCACATTTACGGTACGCCAATCGGCATATTACGGCTTTTTAACCGCTTTTCGTTGATTTCTGTACAAAAAATTGCAATGTCGATAACAAAAGTAATAGTACTGTTACTTTTGCTGATAAAAGGAATCAATCTTTATAACTACACGCTTGCGGTTTTGGCCATTGAAGTGTTCGGTAATTTATTGTTGGTTGCTTTCTCGTTGTATACGTTGAAGGCCGAGGGGCTGGAGGACTGGATGTATGGCTCCATAAAGAAGAGCAAGCAATTCCTTCAGTTTTCTATCTGGAGTAATCTCAATACCACCATTGCCTTGCCCGTAAAAGAATTCGATAAAATACTTGTAGCAAAACTGATATCCAAAGAAGCTCTTGCTGTATACGATTTATTTAAGAAGATATCTCAAATCCTTTCGAAATTTGTTAATCCGATATATCAGGCGATCTATCCCGAATTGGCAAAGTTAATCGCGGATGGAAAGTTAAAAAAGGCTATCCATAGTTTCTTCAAGATTGTTATTATAATATTCAGCACTTCCATTGTTCCTGTGATAGTATTTACTTTTTTATCCAAAAATATTCTTGCCTATTTGTTTAGTAAAAATTTTATTCACTACTGGTATGTTCTAAGTATGTATGTTTTTATTCGTATGATAGGAGTTTCTTTTACGGCCCTTGATCCTTTGGTTACAGCAATGGGCCTTATACAGCATAGGTTCTGGATTACCTGCATTGCAAATTGCTTGTATTTGGTGGTCGCTTGGTTTTTAGGCTCCCAGTACGGCCTTTTAGGCATTACCTTTGCTTTAGGTCTACAGTCGTTTATGACAATTGCGATAAAACTAATTATTGTTCAGCAAAAGAGTTCCAACAGTAATGAAAGATGATAATAAGCTCATATCGGTAATGATTCCAACGTATAATCAAGAACACTTTATCGCTCAGGCTGTGGATGGAATATTGAGGCAGGATTATGAAAATATTGAGGTAATCATATCTGATGATTGCTCTACCGATGGCACATTTGAAAAGATAAAATCGTTCCTCGATGATCCTCGCATTAGTTATTATCGAAACGAAGTTAACATAGGAAGGGTTGAGAATTATAGAAAAACCTTATATGAACGAACGCACGGGGATTGGGTCATTAATGTCGATGGCGATGATATCCTTACCGAACGTCATTATTTTTCGCATGCGATGAAGATTGCACAAGAAAATAAAAATATTTCCATTATCTATGCTGATAAGGGTGTCATATCTACTGACCAGGCTCCATCTTATAAAAGTACCTTATCTGAGACAGATTTTAGAATTTTGTTGGGAGAGGAGATTTTCCTTTCATATTGGAAGAAGCATTATCAACTAAATCATTTAACGGCTCTTTATGACCGGGAACTAGCGCTTTCCATAGATTTTTATTGCTCTGATATTATCAGTTCCGATTTGGAGTCTCTTTTACGCTTACTTCCCGGGCATAATGTCGTATATATTCCGAAGATAGTTGGCATGTGGAGAAGCCATGGTGATAATGCGAGCAGAATCCAGGATGTGGATGCCCGCTTGGAAAACATCACCTACGTGATGACAGTATATAATTATTTGAAAGAACATAATTATTATTCGCGAATCAAAAGAGAGTACTGGAAAAATAAGATGCTCTATTATCGTATCAGATCGAGTATCGCAATTTTGCTGGCAAAAGAGGGCGTGAAGGGTGGATTCGAATTCTGGAGAAAATCATTATCGCAATATCCTTTGCTGACACTTTTGTCTGCATTTGATGCGCGTACGATATACCATCTATTGCAAAGATGGCTTCCCCTGTTTCGAGCGGAACATGAAGAAATATAGAATATTAGGCCTCTTATTAAATAATGAGCTCCGAACCGGCGGGCACCGTCGTTATTTGGAGCTCCTTTCGGGGCTTGCGGCAAAGGGACACAGCGTCCACGTTGTAGTGAATCAGGACATGCAACTCCCCTTTACCGTGGAATGCACGCTGCTGCCAATCTCCGTAAAAAGCGGCCGTAAAAGGGCTGTAGCGTTTCAAAAAAGCGTGCGCCAAAATGTCGGGAACATCACTGAGCGTGTTCCGGCTATAGATCTTGTTGTGGTCTTTGGTGAAACACACTATTTTGCAGGGCTATTCCTCAAGAAATACTATCATGCAAAGCTGCTTTTCTCTTTTCGCAGCAATGTTATCCAGGAGGACCTTTACAAGCTAAAAAGTGAGAACATGAACATAGGCGGCCGGTTAAAACTATGTGTGGAGATGGGAAAATATTGGTGGTATGAAAAGCTAATCGCCAAGAATGCCGATATGATCATATTCCAAAGCAGATACGATCAAGGTTCTTTTCTATCGAGAAATGGTTCTGCCGGTGAAAAGTGCAGGATAATCGGTGGAAATATCTGTACACCGTGGTTTGCCGCAGAATTTTCTGGAGCAAACAAGAGCAGATCTCTTCGTAATATCCTTTATATCGGCAGCATCAACATGCGCAAGGGGATTCGCTTTTTGCTGGATGCCTTTGAATTGCTGTGTGCCGATAACAATGATCTTACACTGACTATAATCGGTTTCGGTCCCGATGAGGAGAAGTTACGAGATCGCGTTTTGCATTCTACCGCTCGCAAGCAGATTAATGTCGTGGGGAGATGCAGAGATCCCTTTCCCTACTTGCAGGACACGGATGTGCTGGTCGTCCCTTCATTGTTCGACAGCTATCCCAATGTCGTATTGGAGGCGATCTTCACGGAGACTGCGCTCCTCGCCTCACGAACCGGAGGCATTCCGGAGATGCTGGAATACGACGAGCTCCTATTCGAGCCCGGATCGGCCGTGGCGATTCAAACGCGAATAGAAGGGCTGTATGATGAAAAAGCCTTTTCCCGTAATAAGGCCTTGGTAAAAAAACTTCGAGCCAAATTTGAATTCGACTGGGTCGCGGAATTCGAGAAGCTCATATATGCTATTCTGTAACCCCTGCCAGCTTTTCCCAGACATCCAACATCTTTCGGGCACTTGGAACCCAGCTTTTGAAGCTTTCCGCATGCTGAAGCCCGCGTCGGATCAATTCCCGTCGTTGTGTCGTATCGGAAACAAGCTGTTCAAACAGGTTCGCCAGTTCGTGGAAATCCTGGGGATCTTTCATCACCAGAGCTGCATCCCCTACAATTTCGGGAATTGCGAAAATTGGCGAGGTGATGACCGGGCAACCACAGGCCATTGCTTCGATATTGGGCATGCCGAATCCTTCGGCCAATGATGGAAACACGAAAAGCTTTGCACTGTTGTAAAGTTGAACAGCCTCTTCTTCCTCTACAAACCCGGCAAGAATGACCCGATTTTCTATGTTGAGACGTTGTAGTTCGGCACGAACCCTTTCGTTTTCCCATCGTCCTCCACCAATGACCAGCTTCATCCCGGAGTCGGTCCGTTTTTTTATAAATTCGGCAAAGGCACGCAAAAGAGTCCAGGGGTTTTTCCGCTCTGAAAAACGGCTTAAGTGAAAAATAAACGGTTCTCCGGGCTTCAGAAGCAAACGTTCCGGTGGCCGCCGCTCGTCCTCCGGCAGCAGCCGGTAGGCACTGTTAACAGCGTTATAGCAAACGCTCACCCGTTCCGGATGTACTCGAAAGTGCTCGACAAAGTAATTCTTGCTGGTTTGTGATACGGTAATAATATGGTCCATCTTCCGGGCATAGTATGGTACAAGTACTCTTTCGTGCAGCATTTCGGCATGTCCATAGAATTGGGGGACTAAAAGCTGCTCGACTCCATGGATGGTTGCCGTTTTCTTGCCCGCAGTGGCCCATATAGGGGCGAATACCGTCAGCGGAGTGAAATGAAGGACATTAAAATGGTGTCGGCGGAGAATTGCCGCCGCACGCAGGGGATTGC from the Sediminispirochaeta bajacaliforniensis DSM 16054 genome contains:
- a CDS encoding glycosyltransferase family 2 protein, producing the protein MKDDNKLISVMIPTYNQEHFIAQAVDGILRQDYENIEVIISDDCSTDGTFEKIKSFLDDPRISYYRNEVNIGRVENYRKTLYERTHGDWVINVDGDDILTERHYFSHAMKIAQENKNISIIYADKGVISTDQAPSYKSTLSETDFRILLGEEIFLSYWKKHYQLNHLTALYDRELALSIDFYCSDIISSDLESLLRLLPGHNVVYIPKIVGMWRSHGDNASRIQDVDARLENITYVMTVYNYLKEHNYYSRIKREYWKNKMLYYRIRSSIAILLAKEGVKGGFEFWRKSLSQYPLLTLLSAFDARTIYHLLQRWLPLFRAEHEEI
- the rfbD gene encoding dTDP-4-dehydrorhamnose reductase produces the protein MIWLVGCKGLLGREVADVLERKQLQYIGTDIEVDITDSEVAKKFVAQQNGIDWIINCAGYTAVDKAEDEPEATEKLNVFGPRYLGMAAEEIGARIIHVSTDYIFGSTGDSIDRPLEECDPAAPECVYGRTKLAGEFAIKKATRRAFIIRTAWLYGTWGKNFVFSMLQLFKERSMVKVVRDQIGCPTWSRVMAEFIAEIIERNSDNYGVYHFCGRGQASWYEFSLEIARLAQELGIQKKRVLIEPCTSDEFASRAKRPKWSVLSTVATEAAFGIKTKPWQESLGKFMSMINEQH
- a CDS encoding capsule assembly Wzi family protein, which codes for MICLVFFHPLFSFSELLPATIRIENSFLLGSGDDLPHWLTANSWGTTEDTDIQDVIDISFAQLFKINDIISFIYGFDVATNVSESSSISIEELYYQFNLYGFSVYAGKKRQTLGDVYEPLSTGSMVVSEHASPIPRISAGFFDYVPVPFTRNILEVKGLISHGWFQGDRYTDGILLHEKALYGKINLPFGISPYVGLVHEAMWGGSNDIGEDGGITWENFWRIFFADEGGDDAPTNEQLNRLGNHLGIWDFGIYGEIAGLDLHAYYQHFFEDRSGLKFFQNGIDGLWGLSIEHLPFHYIDTFLYEYVQTTDQSGDVHNIGDEILGGFDRYYDNWFYQNGWTHLNSVIGNSFFSTIGSDEDLKIANNRMKIHHVGIHGSIAALLEYTALCSFARYYPAYVLDADNNLVSLYDREEYLIHTYFELERKSLFNYGYLSGRIGIGYDFGSLEDSFGLLISAEWNF
- a CDS encoding glycosyltransferase family 4 protein; translation: MKKYRILGLLLNNELRTGGHRRYLELLSGLAAKGHSVHVVVNQDMQLPFTVECTLLPISVKSGRKRAVAFQKSVRQNVGNITERVPAIDLVVVFGETHYFAGLFLKKYYHAKLLFSFRSNVIQEDLYKLKSENMNIGGRLKLCVEMGKYWWYEKLIAKNADMIIFQSRYDQGSFLSRNGSAGEKCRIIGGNICTPWFAAEFSGANKSRSLRNILYIGSINMRKGIRFLLDAFELLCADNNDLTLTIIGFGPDEEKLRDRVLHSTARKQINVVGRCRDPFPYLQDTDVLVVPSLFDSYPNVVLEAIFTETALLASRTGGIPEMLEYDELLFEPGSAVAIQTRIEGLYDEKAFSRNKALVKKLRAKFEFDWVAEFEKLIYAIL
- the rfbC gene encoding dTDP-4-dehydrorhamnose 3,5-epimerase, coding for MPFEFKRLAIEGLVVVQPHAFADERGFFMETYKASAFQTAGIHEIFVQDNHSRSRKNVVRGLHFQRTPHGQGKLVRCVAGVVWDVAVDLRVGSPTYKQWYGLELSAENKRMFFLPPGFAHGFAVLSDTAESVYKVTAEYAPESDGGIRWNDPDIGIKWPISEDEALISEKDRGLPWLSDLEEPYA
- a CDS encoding glycosyltransferase family 4 protein; translation: MNHPTIGVFSKQLDNWTSGSGHHLHEMMKHILELNTKLRFVFIHYETSENSIYKQVDEEILIPRNPLRAAAILRRHHFNVLHFTPLTVFAPIWATAGKKTATIHGVEQLLVPQFYGHAEMLHERVLVPYYARKMDHIITVSQTSKNYFVEHFRVHPERVSVCYNAVNSAYRLLPEDERRPPERLLLKPGEPFIFHLSRFSERKNPWTLLRAFAEFIKKRTDSGMKLVIGGGRWENERVRAELQRLNIENRVILAGFVEEEEAVQLYNSAKLFVFPSLAEGFGMPNIEAMACGCPVITSPIFAIPEIVGDAALVMKDPQDFHELANLFEQLVSDTTQRRELIRRGLQHAESFKSWVPSARKMLDVWEKLAGVTE
- a CDS encoding lipopolysaccharide biosynthesis protein, translating into MIKKWFSDTFFKRLIKNVSVLISGNVVASLFGIISMTIAMKSLGALAYGSFILIQTYILSIDGLLNFQSWQALIKYGSDAISENNQSELKKYIKLGFLLDVASAVLGLLCALLLVKFAGRWFRWDGTTQRLATIYSLFIISHIYGTPIGILRLFNRFSLISVQKIAMSITKVIVLLLLLIKGINLYNYTLAVLAIEVFGNLLLVAFSLYTLKAEGLEDWMYGSIKKSKQFLQFSIWSNLNTTIALPVKEFDKILVAKLISKEALAVYDLFKKISQILSKFVNPIYQAIYPELAKLIADGKLKKAIHSFFKIVIIIFSTSIVPVIVFTFLSKNILAYLFSKNFIHYWYVLSMYVFIRMIGVSFTALDPLVTAMGLIQHRFWITCIANCLYLVVAWFLGSQYGLLGITFALGLQSFMTIAIKLIIVQQKSSNSNER